GTTGTCGTTGTGCGACTCTGCCGCGAAGTGGACAATCGCATCCGCGTCCTTGACGACCACATCCACGATTGCTGCATCGGTGATGTCGCCATTGACCACAGTCAGACGAGTCTTTTCTTCGGGGGTGAAACCCGTCAGCGAGTCCGGGTTCCCGGCGTAGGTGAAGGAATCAAGAACCCGAACTTCCACGTCTGGTTTCTCTTTTAGCAGGTAGTGGACGAAGTTGGCTCCAATGAAACCGGCGCCGCCGGTGACCACAATGCGCATTAGTTCTCCTCGGTTGGAAGGTACCGCGAGTAAGTCTATCTGGACTGCAGGCCAACGGAACGAAGTACCCGCAGTCCCCAGTAGCGCACCTACAGTCTCAAACCCGTGAGAGTTGGCTTCTGACTGAACGAGCTAAAGCACGAGCGCCCCCACAGGGGCACGAAGTCGTTCAAGGCCAGAAACGGCCGTTAGGAGAGTATCCTTCACTTTCCAGATAGGGTTTTGGAGTGAACTCTCTAGTCTCGGTCGTCGTTGTGACGTTCAATCCGAATCCCGTCGCGCTCAAGCGACTTCTGACTGCACTCCGACCCCAGGTTAACTCGGCGATAGTTGTTGACAACGGCTCCAGCAACCAGGCGACAATTCGCGATCTTGCCAAAGAGTACGGTGCCACGCTCATTTGTTCCGAAGAGAACATCGGCATTGCCGCCGCCCAGAACGTGGGGATTGAGCACGCTCTACGAAACGGCGCAGACCATGTCCTGCTCAGTGATCAAGACTCCGTGCCCGCACCTAATATGGTCCAGCAACTCATGCAATGTCTGGGCGAGCAATCGAGTCTGCCTCACTCCCGTCCCGTCGCGGCGATCGGTCCTGTGCCGGTAGATGAGCGGGGTAACAGAGGGGACGCCCTGGTCTACTCGTTTACAACCTGGGGACCAAAGCGCCGAGAGATTCCAGAACCCGGTGATGTCCTCGAAGTTCCGTTTGTCCTTGCTTCCGGATGCCTGATTCCCCGTGCCGCTCTAATTGACGTGGGACCGATGAACGAGGGGCTATTCATCGACCATGTCGACCTTGCCTGGTGTTTGCGTGCAATCCAGAAAGGATATCGAGTCCTAGCTTGTGGAGATGCTCGCCTAACTCACGAGTTGGGTGAGGAAACCACAAGGCTTCCTGGCGGCCGCGAAGTACACGTCCAATCCCCCATGCGCGCGTATTTCATGGTTCGCAATACTCTGCTTTTGATGCGCGCGCCGTTCATGCCGCTCAAGTGGAAACTCGGCTATATTCCCTACCTGACCAAGTACATCGGGTTCTACACCTTGGCGCCGGGACGTGAAAGACGGGTTCCGCAAATGGTTGAAGGATTGTGGGATGGCATAACGGGCAAAACTGGACCGTTTCAGGACGACTAGTCCTTTCCGCGTTCAACCAGGTTGATCAGGTAATCGCCGTATCCCGATTTTCTTAGGGGTTCTGCCACTGCCCTCAACTGCTCATCAGACAAGAATCCTTTTCGCCACCCAACCTCTTCTGGGCAACCGATCTTCATTCCTTGTCGGTCCTGAACCGTGCGAACGAAAACCGCGGCATCCGATAGGTCGTTGAAAGAACCCGTATCAAGCCATGCGGTTCCCCTCGGTAATACCGAAACCGCTAGTTTTCCCCGCCTTAGGTACTCTTTGTTTATGTCCGTAATCTCGTATTCGCCCCTGGCAGAGGGCGCAAGAGTCTTTGCAATGTCAACCACCGAATTGTCGTAGAAGTACAGTCCTGGCACCGCATAGTTCGAACGAGGTTGTTCAGGCTTTTCCTCAAGTGAAAGCGCGCGATACTCGTCGTCAAATTCCACCACGCCATACTCTTTCGGATTAGCCACTTGATAGGCGAATACGGCTCCACCATCGATATCGTTCAGGCGAGACAGCCGAGTCCCCATTCCCGGCCCATAGAACAAATTGTCTCCGAGCACCAAGGCAACCTTGTCATCCCCGATGAACTCTTCCCCAATCACGAAAGCCTGAGCGAGACCATTAGGGACCGCCTGTTGCGCATAGCTGATCTCGACCCCGAATTGCGACCCATCCCCCAATAGCCTCTCGAAGGCAGACGCGTCGTGAGGCGTCGTTATTACAAGGATGCTGTCAATGCCCGCCAGCATGAGCGTGGTGAGCGGATAGTAGATCATTGGTTTGTCATAAACGGGCATAAGTTGCTTTGAAGTGCCCAGTGTCAGCGGATGCAAGCGGGTACCACTACCGCCGGCCAAAATGATGCCCTTCACAGATGATCTCCTTATTCGTATACGACACTGCGTACGGCTTGAATGTACGTCGGACCCCACCGGAGTGTGGGTTCCAGTACCGCCGAGTCAGTCCAGTCATTCCACGCATTGACAAAGACCAATCTCTGGTCCAGAGGTCTCGAAGCAACTATAGACACAGCTTGGTCCAACCATCGGCGGAACGTATAGGGATTCGATCCGTACCATATGTCAGCAAGAAGCTTCTTTCGCGAAGTGTTATCGAAGCTCACCATCACAGTTGGGAAGCTTTCCACCCCCCGTTTTCTAGCACTTACGGTTCCGTTATGTACTGAGTCCTTATATGAGAGCAATCGTCCGTGGAAAACAGTCTTAACGTTGAGGTGGGCACGAGAGGCCATGGATTCTTTTAGGTCAAGGGGCGGGTATCCCATGATTCCGTCGAATCCCGACTCCCTATACTGATGAGAGACTTGACCACGTTTCTTGTCGGTATCGACGGCGAGCAAATAGATTTCTCCAACACCTCGTTTAGCGGCGCGCGCACGCCACTCCCGTGTAACCTCCCCCACGTCTGGAATGTCGGCGGGACGAAAGACTGAAAGAACCGGCTTTCCATCCATCCGAAGGTAGCGGCGATCCTCAAGAAATGGCATCACGTCGTCGATGAAAGCGCCCGTATCCAGTTCGTCATATCTCTGGGCACGAAGTATCTCTTCCGAAACCCCATCCCATGGCTTAATCCAGTCTTCATTCATCCACATCAAGCAGAACGGTTGATCAAGGTTCTTGTCTTCCAGCAGCCGCTCTATCGGAAGGTTCAGACTCCTTGCCCCACTAAACCAGTAGTAGTAATACATTAGACCGCGGACTCCGGCGTATTCCTCGAGGTCGAGCTGACGGCGACGAACCTCATCATTGCGCAGATCGTAAGTGCCCAGTTCGGACGGAATAAGTGGCTGGACATGCCCGCTAAAGGACTGCCTGGCTTTCATGACTCGGTTCCACTCGCGCTCTCCCTGGCTCCATTCCTCCTCCCCCGCGGCTGCGGTGTGGAATTGGGGCGCATAGAAAGGAATAACGCGCGCTGAGGGAATAACCGGGGTTCCCGGGATAAAGCGCCTCCACCCATCGTTCCCTGGCCCTTGAATCTGTAACTCCTGCCCGGTACTCGACGTCCGGTATCCCGCCTCAGATGTCAAGACTCCAATCGTGCGTTCAAGTGCGTAGGCTGTCGTACCCTCGGTATCGCCTTTTCCCTTTTCAAAGTCTTCTGGAGTCATGGCAAGGGCGCGAAGTCCCTGCAGAATAAAGGAGCGAATCCAGTACATTCCACCCGCGGAAAAGCTCAGTTCCAGGTGATCATCAGCGATTCCCAGACGCTTTAGCAGCTCTCGCGCAGCGACTCTACCCGATCCCCAACTCTCTGGACCACGAAGACTGCCCTCTTGCCCCAAGCAACCCAGTGACGGATCCGAGGCGAAGAGGGCAAGGACTGCTCGGACATTGTCTGCGGAGCCAATGAGGTCGCCAAGACACGCGCGCAAAGAATCCGGAGAAAGGTCAGATCGAAGTTTCAACACCAGATCGTAAGAATCCAAGTAACCTGCATTGGCCAGCCAAACGACCGCCGCAAGGCTTCCACCACGACTCTGAACATCCAGAGGAATGACTCTGCGGACCTCGCCGACACGAAAAGACCCAACCGCCAGTTCAGTCCCGGGTGCTCTAGTGATAAAGAGGTCAAACGGAACCGGGATTTTTGCGAGTTCAGATTGAATGATCGCATGGGCGCCCTCGGCGCTTTCTAGGTGTAGTAGCACCGCGACGCGCGCGCCCGAGTGTCCGACTCTTTTCGAGGCACTCCTCCATCCCGGCGGAACCCACGCGTTCGGATGACCGCTCGAACGGGCAAGCCAAGCGCCGTGTGATGCCGGCCCAGGAACTCGTAACCCCTGGGCCCTGAGCACTCCGGAGGTCTCACTCTTCAATTTATGAATTGCCTTGACGCCAAGATGACCCACTCGCCGAACCAAAGAGCGCTTACCGGCCTCGAACCGAGCAGCATCACCCTTTATCCGAAACGCGCTGACACCGTCAGGAAGCCAGTCGTCAATGCCCTCTCCGTACCTCTGTCGCACCTCACGTATCGCATTGGCCGCCATTACGACATACCTGTCGCTGACAACAAGACTTCGTTTGACCATCGGGATACCGGCGTCCAGAAGTACCTTCCATCCATCAAACGTCGGATTTCCTTCGCTGAGAGCAGTCGTCTGAGCATCCAGCATCACGTCCCATGAATATCCGTAGAGTTCACAGGTTCTCATGAGCCCAAACTCATAGACCTGGATTATGTTCTCTTTACTTCTCTCCTGCCGGACAGACTCAAAGAAGCGAACCCAGGGCTCCTCCGCCAAGACGCCGTTGCGGAAGAGGACAAAGAATGACTGGAAATGATGCTCAATCTGGTATGACTCCGTCAGTGCAAACACGTCCGCACTAGAATCACTTATTGCATTGTCAATGGCAGTAAGTGGTTCGAACGGACCAACCATTGAGTCGTTGGTAATAAGCACCCGTGGTAAGGACCGGATCTCCTGGAACTGTGACAGGACGGCACCCCAAGAACCAAAGTCATAACCAACGTTGCAACGTCTAAGCACGACCGTGGAATCCGGGATCCCGTAGGGCCACTCTAAAGCCCCTTCTACGTCGGAGGTATTGACGACTAAAGAAGTAAAGCCGATATCCTCAAGGGCCTCCAAATAGGCCGAAAGGGACCTCGACATTTGCGCCGTGGCGGTCCACGACGAAATGATGGCAACTGAGCCAGACTCGAGTGCCTTCGAGATGTCGCCGCGCTCCAGTCGAACTGGATTGCTAATAACCGCTTCACTCATGGCGGACCCTATTTGATGAAACGACGCACGGCCGAACGTAGCCACTGCTCGGTTCGAACAGCCCGAGCCTTCCTGTCGGCTTTGGCACTCTGGACTCTAAGATTTCTTTTCCACGCAGGGGTGGAGCGCACACGCCGTAACTGTTCTTGCGACGTATTCGCTCGCTCACGCAACGCAACGTTTTCAACTTGCAGGCTACTAACCTTATCCTCGGCGGACGCAAGGGCCTGGTTGGCCTCCGTCAGCCTGTGCCTTAGCAGTATGACTTCGCGCTCAAGATCAGGTTCCGGAACATCAGACATCGGTGATGACCTCCAGTTCAGACCAACTGCCCGGCAACCTAAGCGGACCTGATTCTGCTCCCTGATCATCGGACCTGACCAACAGTTTCCAACCCCGGTCGACCTGATCCCAGACATGGCCGTACCGGCGCAGGGAAGTCGACAACCAGTAGGTCCCTGACTCGATAGGAAGTGCCGGTAGATCCAGCTCGATCGAGCTGAGTCCCTCCGGAATATTGTAGGTTCTCCCCTCCAACATTGAACTCTTTGAGGACAAAAGAGCGCCGCTCTCCATAAAGATGGAAATCACCACCTCCACCGATTCGACGGGGCTGGCAACCTCCAAGAGCAGACGGAGCCTGTGATCCTCTCCGGACCGAATGATCGATGTGGCTTCTCCGTCCGTTCCGAGCACTTCGATTCCTTGAACAAAAGCCTCGCCCGATCCACGTCGAGGAATATCACGCTTTGCCGATGAGTCAAGTAAATACTGCTCTTCCTCCACCGCATTAACGTTCGAAATGTACTCTTCGACCACCTGTTCGATGGCACCCATCGCACGGATTTTTCCGTGATCCATCCATATCGCCTCGTCGCAAAGCTCTCTGGCAAGCGGCATCGAGTGAGTGACCAGGGCAATTGTGGTGCCCCGTTCACGCAACTTGTAAATGTAGTCGAAGCACTTTCTTTGGAAAGCCTCGTCACCGACAGCTATAACCTCATCAACTATCAAGATCTCTGGCTCAAGCATGACAGCGATTGCGAATCCGAGGCGGACAAACATCCCCGAGGAGTAGGTCTTCACCGGAGCATCTATAAACGGACCCAACTCCGCAAAGTCGATAATCGCTTCCATGTGCTCGTTTATCTGCTTGTTCGACAGCCCTAGAATCGCACCGTTTAGACGGATGTTCTCCCGCCCCGTAAGTTCACGATGAAAGCCAGAACCAAGCTCAAGAAGAGCGGAGACATTTCCGTTGACCCTGAGCAGACCCGACGTAGGTCGATAGACACCGGCCAGCATCTTCAACAGAGTCGATTTTCCAGAACCGTTATGTCCCACCAGACCGAACGTACGGCCCTGCCGGATGCCGAAGGAGACATCATCAACCGCATTGAAGGTGTGTTTGGCCCCGCTGCGTCCCTTTACGAATGCCTCCTTGACCGTGTCCCTCTTCTGCTCGTGCAGTTTGAAAGTCTTGGTCAGATTCTCGACCTGGATCGCGAGTTCACTCATGCGTGCTCCCCCAAGTCCTCACCCTTCGTTCGCACAACCCAGGTCGCGAGGCCAAGCGAAACCAAAGCGGCTCCGGCAACCATCCCCCACTGGTATAGGTTCCCTGGGGTTAACTCATACATCAGCGACCTAAAAAGAGTGACGAATCCGGTGAGAGGGTTGGCCTGAAGCAGTGCGACGAGGTTTCCGCCCCACGCCCCGCCAACCATCGAGAGCGGATAGATGATCGGCGTCGCGTAGAACAGCAGCTGAAGGGCGATTGCAACCAGGTGTGCTACGTCCTTTGCATACACGTTCAAAATAGCGAAAATTGTTGCGATCGAACCTACGAATATCACTACGAATACCATCCACACAGGGATGAGCAACCACGTCCAAGACACGTTGCCCAAAAAGAGCATTATGATCGCCAAAATACCGAACTCGATCAGAGACTGAACCCCGACTGCCAGGGCAGATCCCAAAACCGGCGCGTACGCGGGAAAGTAGACCTTCTGCAAGATCTGTCCTGCACTAAGCATTTCCGCGATTCCGTTGTTCACGGTGTTGGAAAAGAACGTCCAGAAGATGAGGCCACAGAACAGCCAGACTACGAAAAGACCTTTACGTCCCGAGCCGAAATCCGGGGGTTCAACCCTGAGAATGATAGAGAACACAACCGAATAGATGCCTATAGTCGCCAGTGGAACCACGAGGGACCATAGCCAACCCAGGGCACTTCCTTTGAACTTTGATTTCAGGTCACGTTGCCCGAAGGTATAGATAAGGAACCAGTAGGACCAAATCGGCTTCTTTGGACGCACGCTTTCTGCGGGTGTCGTGCTCATATGTCTTGGAGTCAACCAATCATCTCGGCATTAGTTGCACGCGGTGATCTTGTAGACCCTGGCACCTCCTACCTGATTCAGCAGTTCAAAGCCCTCTGACGTGTCCACGTTGTTGAATCCTTGATTCCACCCGACGAACTCGGAGGTGGGAGAGTCGGACTGAATGAACGCCCTGATCTCATTGTCCTCGATTATCTCGCAAACTCGTGGATTCGAATGTATCTCATCGAAGTGCATCGCCAAGAATTTCTGTTCAGAATCTGCGGGCATGCGGTGGCCCTGGAACTGACGAGCATCAGAGAGGACCGATACCCAGGCTGTTCCCGAATCTGGGTCACCCACCACAAGGTCTCCCGGCTCCAGAACGTCGTCCAGGGTCTCGACCAGAGCGACTTCATCCTCTGTGAGTCCGACCCCTTCACTACCGTTACGGTCATAGTTCCTCGCCGCGAAGGCACTCTTTACAGAGTTGAGAGACCAAGAGTTCTCTGTCGTCCCGGCAACCAAAGCAACGACCGCTATCGACGCTCCAACCAAACGAAATCCGACTTTTGGATCCTTAGTTCTCTCCACCAAAGCAGAAATCATCGCCCAGGCTCCGACAGCTGCGAACGAAACCAGTGGCGCAGCGAGCACCGTTGAAAATCGGGAAGAGTCCTTCCACCACGGAGCGGTAAACACTCGCAAATACGACTCTGGTCCCGCCGCGACCATGTACAGGAACAACAGGAGCACCACCGTGAGTGCCATGACTACATTTCCTGTCACATTTCGGGACATCACGACGGCAACCGTCGCAAATAGCGCCAGAAGCAATGGAATAAGACTCGGGGACTGAAGGAATGTGGGCCCCAAAACCAGATGCTCAGCTGCCTGTCTGAACGAGATCGACTCCGTTTGTCTCCCGTTTATTCCCTGAATGTATCCAATTCGCGGAAGCAAAATCATGCCGCCTCCGATGAGCGCGATGGCTCCGATAGCGAGCGCAAAACCACCGAAATAACGTCTCTGACCGAAGAGACGTTTCACCACCCCGGCAGCACTCAAGAGACCCCAGATGACCACCGCTGCACCAACTAGAAGCACCGTGCTTATGTGAGCCGCTGCGGCT
The sequence above is a segment of the Actinomycetaceae bacterium MB13-C1-2 genome. Coding sequences within it:
- a CDS encoding glycosyltransferase family 2 protein, with translation MNSLVSVVVVTFNPNPVALKRLLTALRPQVNSAIVVDNGSSNQATIRDLAKEYGATLICSEENIGIAAAQNVGIEHALRNGADHVLLSDQDSVPAPNMVQQLMQCLGEQSSLPHSRPVAAIGPVPVDERGNRGDALVYSFTTWGPKRREIPEPGDVLEVPFVLASGCLIPRAALIDVGPMNEGLFIDHVDLAWCLRAIQKGYRVLACGDARLTHELGEETTRLPGGREVHVQSPMRAYFMVRNTLLLMRAPFMPLKWKLGYIPYLTKYIGFYTLAPGRERRVPQMVEGLWDGITGKTGPFQDD
- the rfbA gene encoding glucose-1-phosphate thymidylyltransferase RfbA; translation: MKGIILAGGSGTRLHPLTLGTSKQLMPVYDKPMIYYPLTTLMLAGIDSILVITTPHDASAFERLLGDGSQFGVEISYAQQAVPNGLAQAFVIGEEFIGDDKVALVLGDNLFYGPGMGTRLSRLNDIDGGAVFAYQVANPKEYGVVEFDDEYRALSLEEKPEQPRSNYAVPGLYFYDNSVVDIAKTLAPSARGEYEITDINKEYLRRGKLAVSVLPRGTAWLDTGSFNDLSDAAVFVRTVQDRQGMKIGCPEEVGWRKGFLSDEQLRAVAEPLRKSGYGDYLINLVERGKD
- a CDS encoding glycoside hydrolase family 99-like domain-containing protein, translating into MSEAVISNPVRLERGDISKALESGSVAIISSWTATAQMSRSLSAYLEALEDIGFTSLVVNTSDVEGALEWPYGIPDSTVVLRRCNVGYDFGSWGAVLSQFQEIRSLPRVLITNDSMVGPFEPLTAIDNAISDSSADVFALTESYQIEHHFQSFFVLFRNGVLAEEPWVRFFESVRQERSKENIIQVYEFGLMRTCELYGYSWDVMLDAQTTALSEGNPTFDGWKVLLDAGIPMVKRSLVVSDRYVVMAANAIREVRQRYGEGIDDWLPDGVSAFRIKGDAARFEAGKRSLVRRVGHLGVKAIHKLKSETSGVLRAQGLRVPGPASHGAWLARSSGHPNAWVPPGWRSASKRVGHSGARVAVLLHLESAEGAHAIIQSELAKIPVPFDLFITRAPGTELAVGSFRVGEVRRVIPLDVQSRGGSLAAVVWLANAGYLDSYDLVLKLRSDLSPDSLRACLGDLIGSADNVRAVLALFASDPSLGCLGQEGSLRGPESWGSGRVAARELLKRLGIADDHLELSFSAGGMYWIRSFILQGLRALAMTPEDFEKGKGDTEGTTAYALERTIGVLTSEAGYRTSSTGQELQIQGPGNDGWRRFIPGTPVIPSARVIPFYAPQFHTAAAGEEEWSQGEREWNRVMKARQSFSGHVQPLIPSELGTYDLRNDEVRRRQLDLEEYAGVRGLMYYYYWFSGARSLNLPIERLLEDKNLDQPFCLMWMNEDWIKPWDGVSEEILRAQRYDELDTGAFIDDVMPFLEDRRYLRMDGKPVLSVFRPADIPDVGEVTREWRARAAKRGVGEIYLLAVDTDKKRGQVSHQYRESGFDGIMGYPPLDLKESMASRAHLNVKTVFHGRLLSYKDSVHNGTVSARKRGVESFPTVMVSFDNTSRKKLLADIWYGSNPYTFRRWLDQAVSIVASRPLDQRLVFVNAWNDWTDSAVLEPTLRWGPTYIQAVRSVVYE
- a CDS encoding ABC transporter ATP-binding protein, which translates into the protein MSELAIQVENLTKTFKLHEQKRDTVKEAFVKGRSGAKHTFNAVDDVSFGIRQGRTFGLVGHNGSGKSTLLKMLAGVYRPTSGLLRVNGNVSALLELGSGFHRELTGRENIRLNGAILGLSNKQINEHMEAIIDFAELGPFIDAPVKTYSSGMFVRLGFAIAVMLEPEILIVDEVIAVGDEAFQRKCFDYIYKLRERGTTIALVTHSMPLARELCDEAIWMDHGKIRAMGAIEQVVEEYISNVNAVEEEQYLLDSSAKRDIPRRGSGEAFVQGIEVLGTDGEATSIIRSGEDHRLRLLLEVASPVESVEVVISIFMESGALLSSKSSMLEGRTYNIPEGLSSIELDLPALPIESGTYWLSTSLRRYGHVWDQVDRGWKLLVRSDDQGAESGPLRLPGSWSELEVITDV
- a CDS encoding ABC transporter permease, with the protein product MSTTPAESVRPKKPIWSYWFLIYTFGQRDLKSKFKGSALGWLWSLVVPLATIGIYSVVFSIILRVEPPDFGSGRKGLFVVWLFCGLIFWTFFSNTVNNGIAEMLSAGQILQKVYFPAYAPVLGSALAVGVQSLIEFGILAIIMLFLGNVSWTWLLIPVWMVFVVIFVGSIATIFAILNVYAKDVAHLVAIALQLLFYATPIIYPLSMVGGAWGGNLVALLQANPLTGFVTLFRSLMYELTPGNLYQWGMVAGAALVSLGLATWVVRTKGEDLGEHA
- a CDS encoding DUF6541 family protein, whose translation is MLAWLGIVPGVLLLLGILVLPGFALLWGGLRFRAPAAFLYSPVVGAGIIGAGTILLPALGIGWRLANVVALALVVSAISVIARIWVDRSGHALVPKLAGIKWSQVAWVGAGVAVFVITYGSAIIPVMGTPDALPTVGDSVYHMQGVRIILETGYADPRGPFAELYPGTSPAPYYPTLWHALVVPVAQIYSIVEATNIGALTVGLVLWPWAIASLAAALAPSKPQVGLLAPVLAIPIVLIPGIQIFAFSIYPYSLAVVLVTQAFGLLVWFIKSPSWGIGTAVVVATLGAAAAHISTVLLVGAAVVIWGLLSAAGVVKRLFGQRRYFGGFALAIGAIALIGGGMILLPRIGYIQGINGRQTESISFRQAAEHLVLGPTFLQSPSLIPLLLALFATVAVVMSRNVTGNVVMALTVVLLLFLYMVAAGPESYLRVFTAPWWKDSSRFSTVLAAPLVSFAAVGAWAMISALVERTKDPKVGFRLVGASIAVVALVAGTTENSWSLNSVKSAFAARNYDRNGSEGVGLTEDEVALVETLDDVLEPGDLVVGDPDSGTAWVSVLSDARQFQGHRMPADSEQKFLAMHFDEIHSNPRVCEIIEDNEIRAFIQSDSPTSEFVGWNQGFNNVDTSEGFELLNQVGGARVYKITACN